In Sphingomonas sp. G-3-2-10, a single window of DNA contains:
- a CDS encoding glycoside hydrolase family 28 protein — protein sequence MIDRRSLMLAGGAGVFLMGVPAFARTPNAENWVNVRNFGAKGDGKTIDSGAINKAIDHAAARGGGTVFFPAGTYASYTIRLKSKVTLYIDNGATILAAPSPEDGKGGYDLAEPMDPVIATYQDFGHSHWKNSLIWGENLHDIAITGHGLIWGKGLGRGDGKDNWLKDPNGPGTGNKAIALKNCRNVILSDFQMLEGGWFALLATGVDNMIIDNLLVDTNRDGFDIDCCKNVRVSNCTVNSPYDDAICPKSSFALGYARVTENITIANCTVLGNYQVGSVLDGTWKKMPPEFAPTIHGRIKFGTETNGGFKNITITNCTFEDSRGLAFQTVDGGIVEDITVSNLTMRGIINAPIFMRLGKRMRGPKGVPIGSMKRILIQNVVSSGANMLPSVLAGLTERPIEDVKFDNLLMHHVGGAPAAMAGLMPPENELGYPEAPMFGDLPASGFFMRHMRNVEMSNVEIRTAAPDPRPAFWLQDVIGADFFRTRTPAGAPRFSLNDVGNFRSFGAQGRPDAAFEKAVKELVA from the coding sequence ATGATCGACCGCCGTTCGCTGATGCTCGCCGGTGGCGCGGGCGTGTTCCTGATGGGCGTGCCTGCCTTTGCCCGCACGCCCAATGCCGAGAACTGGGTCAATGTCCGCAACTTCGGCGCGAAGGGCGACGGCAAGACGATCGACAGCGGAGCGATCAACAAGGCGATCGATCATGCTGCGGCGCGGGGCGGTGGGACGGTGTTCTTTCCGGCGGGCACCTATGCGAGCTACACGATCCGGCTGAAGAGCAAGGTCACGCTGTATATCGACAATGGCGCGACGATCCTTGCCGCCCCTTCGCCCGAGGACGGCAAGGGCGGCTACGATCTCGCCGAGCCGATGGACCCGGTGATCGCGACCTATCAGGATTTCGGGCACAGCCACTGGAAGAACAGCCTGATCTGGGGCGAGAACCTGCACGATATCGCCATCACCGGCCACGGCCTGATCTGGGGCAAGGGGCTGGGCCGGGGCGACGGCAAGGACAACTGGCTGAAGGACCCGAACGGTCCGGGCACCGGCAACAAGGCGATCGCGCTGAAGAATTGCCGCAACGTGATCCTGAGCGATTTCCAGATGCTGGAAGGCGGCTGGTTCGCGCTGCTGGCGACCGGCGTCGACAATATGATCATCGACAATCTGCTGGTCGACACCAACCGCGACGGCTTCGACATCGATTGCTGCAAGAATGTCCGCGTCAGCAACTGCACGGTCAATTCGCCCTATGACGATGCGATTTGCCCCAAGAGCAGCTTCGCGCTGGGCTATGCGCGGGTGACCGAGAACATCACCATCGCCAACTGCACCGTGCTGGGCAATTACCAGGTCGGTTCGGTGCTGGACGGCACGTGGAAGAAGATGCCGCCGGAGTTCGCCCCGACGATCCACGGGCGGATCAAGTTCGGGACCGAGACCAATGGCGGGTTCAAGAACATCACGATCACCAACTGCACCTTCGAGGACAGCCGCGGGCTGGCGTTCCAGACGGTGGATGGCGGGATCGTCGAGGACATTACCGTTTCCAACCTGACGATGCGCGGGATCATCAATGCGCCGATCTTCATGCGCCTGGGCAAGCGGATGCGCGGGCCCAAGGGCGTGCCGATCGGGAGCATGAAGCGCATCCTGATCCAGAACGTGGTCAGCTCGGGCGCGAACATGCTGCCTTCGGTGCTGGCGGGCCTGACCGAGCGCCCGATCGAGGATGTGAAGTTCGACAATCTGCTGATGCACCATGTCGGCGGCGCGCCCGCGGCGATGGCGGGGCTGATGCCGCCGGAGAACGAGCTGGGCTATCCGGAAGCGCCGATGTTCGGTGATCTGCCCGCGAGCGGATTCTTCATGCGGCATATGCGAAACGTCGAGATGAGCAATGTCGAGATCCGCACCGCCGCGCCCGATCCGCGTCCGGCCTTCTGGCTTCAGGACGTGATCGGGGCCGACTTCTTCCGCACGCGGACCCCGGCGGGGGCGCCGCGCTTCTCGCTGAACGATGTGGGCAATTTCCGAAGCTTCGGAGCGCAGGGGCGGCCGGACGCGGCGTTCGAGAAGGCGGTGAAGGAGCTGGTGGCGTGA
- a CDS encoding DUF459 domain-containing protein: MARSCPAVLAAGSATAPEVAGARQCAAPAQQQLRKTLAQGRPVRIAVFGDSYGDGVWSGLQRQLPKQGYEVLKYSEVATGFTRYKRLNLETRASERLGGEPIDIAVISFGANDAQGIITDKGEYAPLMSPKWQAQIGERLDRYVAMLRRHNAMVYWVGLPRMRDGALDRDIGAINDFYAARMAKLEVPFIDTRPIASDGKGQYSAYLADPKTGKRTLIREGDGIHMSMTGYVWITRSLSERIRNYVEATRAAGTGK; encoded by the coding sequence ATGGCGCGCAGCTGTCCCGCGGTTTTAGCTGCGGGAAGTGCGACGGCGCCCGAAGTCGCGGGCGCGCGGCAGTGCGCGGCGCCGGCGCAGCAGCAATTGCGCAAGACGCTGGCGCAGGGGCGCCCGGTGCGGATCGCGGTGTTCGGCGACAGCTATGGCGACGGGGTGTGGTCCGGCTTGCAGCGGCAATTGCCGAAACAGGGCTATGAAGTGCTGAAGTACAGCGAAGTCGCGACGGGCTTTACGCGGTACAAGAGGCTCAATCTCGAGACGCGCGCCAGCGAGCGGCTGGGTGGCGAGCCGATCGACATCGCGGTGATCTCGTTCGGCGCGAACGATGCGCAGGGGATCATCACCGACAAGGGCGAATATGCGCCGCTGATGAGCCCCAAATGGCAGGCGCAGATCGGCGAGCGGCTGGACCGCTATGTCGCGATGCTGCGGCGGCACAATGCGATGGTCTATTGGGTCGGGCTGCCGCGGATGCGCGATGGCGCGCTGGACCGCGACATCGGCGCGATCAACGATTTCTACGCGGCGCGGATGGCGAAGCTGGAAGTGCCCTTCATCGACACGCGACCCATCGCGTCGGACGGGAAGGGGCAATATTCGGCCTATCTCGCCGATCCGAAGACCGGCAAGCGGACGCTGATCCGCGAAGGCGACGGCATCCATATGTCGATGACCGGCTATGTGTGGATCACGCGAAGCCTGAGCGAGCGGATCCGTAACTATGTCGAAGCCACGCGCGCGGCGGGGACGGGCAAGTGA
- a CDS encoding GDSL-type esterase/lipase family protein: MKAIALALAMLTPGVAPAAPCDGPVCNFETLGPWADRMSGASEPGRPPVHILQVGDSHTAGDAVTGAWRGMVQGQFGGGGRGVLPPGRPYAGYQTRGVSVSMSPGWRIDSTFGKGARLINPLIGMSGFALTSTAPGQRMALKADTPEMAFDRVVLCAFAGMYAKSVTVRTDAGEQAIDLTSDIAEPRCATLHFDTLQMQVELIADAGPVTITSWATFRDNGGVAVSNLGIVGSQLLHFSRTDDAVLREEMRAYAPDLIVLAFGTNEGFGPRIDAVAYEAVLRGQIERLRTLAPGVPILLLGPPDALSRNAALRGPGAVECGDGLFTPAGLDQVRRVQRKVASEMAVAWWDWQARMGGICSARSWVTQAPVRMRGDYVHFNATGGEDIAVQLLSDISETLFEKRS; encoded by the coding sequence GTGAAGGCGATCGCGCTGGCGCTGGCGATGCTGACGCCAGGCGTCGCGCCGGCGGCGCCGTGCGACGGGCCGGTCTGCAATTTCGAGACGCTGGGGCCGTGGGCCGATCGCATGTCGGGGGCGAGCGAGCCGGGAAGACCGCCGGTGCATATCCTCCAGGTCGGCGACAGCCATACCGCGGGCGATGCGGTGACCGGCGCGTGGCGCGGCATGGTTCAGGGTCAGTTCGGCGGCGGCGGGCGCGGGGTGCTGCCGCCCGGGCGCCCCTATGCGGGCTATCAGACGCGCGGGGTGAGCGTGAGCATGTCGCCCGGCTGGCGGATCGATTCGACCTTCGGCAAGGGCGCGCGGCTCATCAATCCGCTGATCGGCATGTCGGGATTCGCGCTGACATCGACCGCGCCGGGGCAGCGCATGGCGTTGAAGGCCGATACGCCCGAAATGGCGTTCGACCGGGTCGTGCTGTGCGCCTTTGCCGGCATGTACGCGAAATCGGTGACGGTGCGCACCGATGCGGGCGAGCAGGCGATCGACCTGACCTCCGACATCGCCGAGCCGCGCTGCGCGACGCTGCATTTCGATACGCTGCAGATGCAGGTCGAGCTGATCGCCGATGCCGGGCCGGTGACGATCACCAGCTGGGCGACCTTCCGCGACAATGGCGGGGTGGCGGTTTCCAATCTGGGGATCGTCGGATCGCAATTGCTGCACTTCTCCCGGACCGACGACGCGGTGCTGCGCGAGGAGATGCGCGCCTATGCGCCCGACCTGATCGTGCTCGCCTTCGGCACCAACGAGGGGTTCGGGCCGCGGATCGATGCCGTGGCCTATGAAGCGGTGCTGCGCGGGCAGATCGAGCGGCTGCGGACGCTGGCGCCCGGCGTGCCGATCCTGTTGCTGGGGCCGCCCGACGCGCTGAGCCGCAACGCGGCGCTGCGCGGGCCGGGTGCCGTCGAGTGCGGCGACGGGCTGTTCACCCCCGCAGGACTTGATCAGGTGCGGCGCGTCCAGCGCAAGGTGGCGAGCGAGATGGCGGTCGCGTGGTGGGACTGGCAGGCGCGGATGGGCGGCATCTGTTCGGCGCGGAGCTGGGTGACGCAAGCGCCGGTGCGGATGCGCGGCGACTATGTTCATTTCAACGCGACCGGCGGCGAGGACATCGCGGTCCAGCTCCTCTCCGACATCTCCGAAACCCTGTTCGAAAAGCGTTCGTAA
- a CDS encoding endo-1,4-beta-xylanase, translating into MIGRREALAMLGAAALPFPAWASEALGPGLDTLARRKGLRFGAAITDGPEGSARDALNDPAYRAVMAYECGVLVPTNELKWSVIRAEGPQDWKFERADRIIDFAEANAMGVRGHTLLWTHPDYTSKWLKEYDFGSQPRKAAEAMLVEHIRKVCARYRGRIDSWDVINEGIDHKTSQLRGNPIGNAIGLQETMDLAFHTAKAEAPGVELVYNDYMSWSRGDEGHRVAVLKLLEGFRKRGVPVDALGIQSHIGDPHSDKESAFGVYDEKGWRRFLDDVTGMGYKLHVTELDVGDKKLAADIPSRDRACADLAKAWLDILCSYPALGDILFWCIVDKYSWLRGLTPRADGELKRPLPYDDDYKPKPMREAVAAALRAAPVR; encoded by the coding sequence GTGATCGGCCGTCGCGAAGCGCTGGCGATGCTGGGGGCGGCGGCGCTGCCGTTCCCGGCATGGGCCAGCGAGGCGCTGGGGCCGGGGCTGGACACACTGGCGCGGCGCAAGGGGCTGCGCTTCGGCGCGGCGATCACCGACGGGCCCGAAGGGTCGGCGCGCGATGCGCTGAACGATCCCGCCTACCGCGCGGTGATGGCCTATGAATGCGGCGTACTGGTGCCGACCAACGAGCTGAAATGGTCGGTGATCCGTGCCGAGGGGCCGCAGGACTGGAAGTTCGAGCGGGCCGACCGGATCATCGACTTCGCCGAGGCCAATGCGATGGGGGTGCGCGGGCATACGCTGCTGTGGACGCACCCCGACTATACGTCGAAATGGCTGAAGGAATATGATTTCGGGTCGCAGCCGCGAAAGGCTGCCGAAGCGATGCTGGTCGAGCATATAAGGAAGGTTTGCGCGCGTTATCGCGGGCGGATCGACAGCTGGGACGTGATCAACGAAGGCATCGACCACAAGACGAGCCAGTTGCGCGGCAACCCGATAGGCAATGCGATCGGGCTTCAGGAAACGATGGACCTGGCGTTCCACACCGCCAAGGCCGAAGCGCCGGGCGTCGAGCTGGTCTATAACGATTATATGAGCTGGTCGCGCGGCGACGAGGGGCATCGCGTGGCGGTGCTCAAGCTGCTCGAAGGGTTCCGCAAGCGCGGGGTGCCGGTCGATGCGCTGGGGATCCAGAGCCATATCGGCGATCCGCACAGCGACAAGGAATCGGCGTTCGGCGTGTATGACGAGAAGGGGTGGCGCCGCTTCCTCGATGACGTGACGGGCATGGGCTACAAGCTGCACGTCACCGAACTGGACGTGGGCGACAAGAAGCTGGCGGCGGATATCCCGTCGCGCGACCGGGCCTGTGCCGATCTGGCCAAGGCGTGGCTCGACATCCTGTGCAGCTACCCGGCGCTGGGGGATATCCTGTTCTGGTGCATCGTCGACAAATATAGCTGGCTGCGCGGGCTGACCCCGCGTGCGGATGGCGAGCTGAAGCGGCCGCTGCCGTATGACGACGATTACAAGCCCAAGCCGATGCGCGAGGCTGTGGCAGCCGCGCTCAGGGCTGCGCCGGTTCGTTAA
- a CDS encoding bile acid:sodium symporter family protein, with product MIRRALSLFEPFILTLIGTVVVASLLPPRGAFVPLFDAAADAGIVLLFFLHGAKLSREAIVAGMRNWRLHLAVFAATYVMFPLLGLAITALPLLDASIMAGLLFLTLLPSTVQSSIAFTAMARGNVAAAVCSASFSNLIGIFLTPALVALLMSGSGGMAAISLSSVEKIMLQLLLPFVAGHLLRPLIGNWVARHKQLVTFVDRGSILLVVYTAFGAAVVAGLWSKVSAADLALLTLVCCVLLAIVLAVTWGAAKALRFPREDSVVLLFCGSKKSLASGVPIAGVLFAPEQIGMIILPVMLFHQIQLIACALIARRLEQQA from the coding sequence ATGATCCGCCGCGCACTTTCGCTGTTCGAACCCTTCATCCTCACGCTGATCGGCACCGTCGTCGTCGCGTCGCTGCTGCCGCCGCGCGGCGCCTTCGTCCCGCTATTCGACGCCGCCGCCGATGCCGGCATCGTCCTGCTCTTCTTCCTCCACGGCGCGAAGCTGTCGCGCGAAGCGATCGTCGCTGGGATGCGCAACTGGCGGCTGCACCTCGCCGTGTTCGCCGCCACCTATGTGATGTTCCCGCTGCTCGGCCTCGCCATCACCGCGCTGCCGCTGCTCGACGCCAGCATCATGGCCGGGCTGCTGTTCCTCACCCTTCTGCCCTCGACGGTCCAGTCCTCGATCGCCTTCACCGCGATGGCGCGCGGCAATGTCGCGGCGGCGGTGTGCAGCGCCTCCTTCTCCAACCTGATCGGCATCTTCCTCACGCCCGCGCTCGTCGCGCTGCTGATGTCGGGCAGCGGCGGCATGGCCGCGATCTCGCTCAGCTCGGTCGAGAAGATCATGCTCCAGCTGCTGCTGCCCTTCGTCGCGGGGCATTTGCTGCGCCCGCTGATCGGTAACTGGGTCGCCCGCCACAAGCAGCTGGTGACCTTCGTCGATCGCGGCTCGATCCTGCTCGTCGTCTATACCGCGTTCGGCGCAGCGGTGGTCGCGGGTCTGTGGAGCAAGGTTTCCGCCGCCGATCTCGCCTTGCTCACTTTGGTCTGCTGCGTCCTGCTCGCGATCGTCCTCGCCGTAACATGGGGCGCGGCAAAGGCGCTGCGCTTCCCGCGCGAGGATTCGGTGGTCCTGCTCTTCTGCGGCTCGAAGAAGAGCCTCGCCTCGGGCGTGCCGATCGCGGGCGTGCTCTTCGCTCCCGAACAGATCGGCATGATCATCCTGCCGGTGATGCTGTTCCACCAGATCCAGCTGATCGCCTGCGCGCTGATCGCACGCAGGCTCGAGCAACAGGCCTGA